TGATGGCGACGAACACCGCGACCGCTCACAAGCTGACCGGTACCGCGGCGACCGACCTGAGCGGGAACGACGCGTTCAACGCGATCCGCACCATGCGGAAGACGCTGAACAAGGCCAAGGTTCCGCAGGGTGGCCGCGTGCTGTTCGTGAACGCGGAGTTCGAGCACACCCTTCTGGGCGCTGACTCGAAGCTGACCAGCGTGGACGTGTCCGGCTCGCCGGAGGGTCTCCGGAACGCCGCGCTGGGTGGCCTGCTGGGCTTCACGATCTACAGCACGGAGAACCTGCCGGAGCTGACCAAGCCGTTCGCGATGGCCGCGTACCTGCCCTCGGTGTGCTTCGTCTCGCAGGTCACGGAGACCGAAGCCATGCGCGCTCAGGACACCTTCGCTGACCGGCTCCGCGGGCTGCACGTGTACGGCGGGAAGGTGCTGCGCGCCGGCATCGGCCTCACCTCGTACACCTACACCAAGACGGCCTAGTCATGCCGCTGGTGAAGGGCCCCAACGGGGCGGTGTTCGACCTCCCGGAGGCGATCGCTTCCGGGTTGGTCGGGTCCCACGACGGGGGTTACGAGTACGTGTCGGACGCTCCGGAGGAGGTGAAGCCGGATGCTGCTAGCAAGCGTCGCGCAACTGGAGGCGCGTCTAGGGCTGCCGGTCGGAAGCCTCGCGGCGGAGGATCTAGCGCGGGCGACGGCGGTTCTTGAGGACGCTTCGGCGATCATCCTGACGATCGGTAAGCCGACGTGGACGGACGTGACGATCCCGGAGGTTGCCCGCGTGGTTGTCCTCCGGCTCGCGCGCCGCATGTGGGACAACCCGGAGGGTCTCAGCTATGAGGCCATGGGCGACCACACGTGGAGCCGTGCGGCTGCTGGGGTGCTGCTGACGCAGGACGAGCAGGATCTTGTGACCGGCGCGGCCGGCTTCGCGTCCGGCGTGTACAGCGTGGGGACGCCGGGGGTGTGGTCGTGAGTGTTCTCGCGATGCTCCGGGATCGCCGCGAGGTGTTCCGCCCGACGCGCGTGAGTGACGGGATGGGCGGGGGCTCCACCACGTTCGTGAAGGTCGGGACCGTGCGTTGCAAGGTCGATCTTCCCGGAGCGGAGGAGAGGGAGTCCGCGGACCAGTGGGGGGCGGAGCACACGCACAGTGTGTTCTTGCTCCCGTCCGCGGACGTCCGCCGCGGTGACGAGCTTCGCGGGGGCGATCTCGTCTTGCGCGTCTTGACCGTGGTGTGTCCGTCCAGTCCCCGTTACCGCAAGGCGCGGTGTAGCGCCGTTCAGCCGAAGGGGTGAGGGCATGGCGCGCGTGACGATGCGCATCGACAACCGCGAGCTTCGCCGCATCTCCCGCCGGCTGGACGAAGTGCCGGAGCGGATCAAGCAAGGTGCGCACGCCGCGGTGGAGGAGTCGGGCGAGGCTGTCCGCTCCGCCACTGAACGCACGGTAGGCGTGCACAGCGGCCGGCTTAAACGCCGCGTGCGCATGAAGTTGCTTGGGCGCATGGGCCTGACCGCGGACGTCGGATGGTTCGACTCCGACACGTATTACGCGCGGTTCCCGGAGCTGGGCACGTCCAGCATCACCGCGAATCCCGTGCTGACGCGCGCAGCGGAGGCGGAGCGTCCGGTGTTCCCGCGGCGCGTTCAGCGCCACATAGAGGACGCGCTATGACGGAGGCTCCGTACGCCGCGCTGACTCCCGTTCAGGCCGCGGTGTACGCGGCGCTGACGAGTGACCTACTGCTGACGGACATGATCACGGGCGTCTTCGATGACGTGCCGGAGGACGTGGTCCGTCCCTATGTGGCGTTCGGGGAATCCACGGAAACCCCGGACAACGCGCACGGGCAGTTCGGCCGCGAAACGGTTCTGACGCTCGACATCTGGTCTGAGTACGGCGGGTTCGCGGAGGCGAACGCAATCGCCTTCCGCTTGAACGAATTGCTGGATCAACAGCCGCTAGTGATTACCGGCTGCCGGCACGTGTACACCGCCTTCGAATTCGCGGCGACTTTCAGGGACCCCGATAAGCCGGACCTTCGGCACGCATTCACAAGGTTCCGCATCGTGACAAGTAAGGAGTGACCCATGTCGGGTCTCAATGCTTTCGGTACTCAGCTCAAGCGGGGCGACGGTGCCGGTACCGAGGTGTTCGCCGCGATCGCGAACGTGACCAGCATCAGCGGTCCGGAGCTGTCGCGGGAGACGATCGACGTCACCGCGCACGACAGTGTGGACGCCTGGATGGAGTTCGTGGGCGGACTCAAGGACGGCGGGGAAATCTCGCTGGACGTCAACTACGACCCTGCGGAGCATGACGTCCTGGTCGGCGACTTCGATGACGACGACCCGCGGAACTACCAGCTTGCGTTTCCGGTCACGCCGGCTGTCGTCTGGTCGGTCAAGGCGCTGCTGACCGGCTTCTCCAGCGAAGCGCCGTATGACGACAAGCTGGCCGCTTCGATCACTCTCAAGGTCAGCGGCAAGCCGACGATCGGCACCGGAGCCTAGGCGCTCCCTTTCTCTCCTCCCCTTTCCTGCTCGTCCTGTAGAGAGGTAGTCACGTGGCTGTCCTGGGTAACGCTGACGTTCTGGCCGCGATTGCGGCGACCCCGTCCATTGCGACGGACGAAGTGGAGTGCCCGGAGCTGGGCGGGTCGGTCCTGGTCCGGGAGATGTCGGGCACGGTCCGCAACCGCCTGGAAGCTGCGTTCGCCGCGATCAGCGAGGGCAACGACGGCGGGGCGATGGACAAGGTGATGACCGCGCTCATCTCGGCGTGTGTCGTGGACGCGTCCGGCCGGCCGTTCATCACGGGCGACATGGCGGGGCGGCTGGTGAAGAACCACCCGCGCGCCGCGTTCCGCATCCGTGACGCCGTCGTGAAGCTCTCCGGCACGTCGGAGGACGACGTTAAGGAACTCGAAGAGTCTTTCGGGTAAGGCCGGAGCGCGCCTTTCACTTCCGCCTAGCGATCACGCTGGGGATGCCCGTTTCGGAATTGCTGGAACGGGTGTCCTCGCGTGAGCTTTCGGAATGGATGGCGTATGAGCGTGTGGCGGGTCCGCTGGGGTTCGACCGCGCTGACGTTCAATCGGCCATCGTGGCTGCGACGGTGGCGAACGCTAACCGTGGTAAGGGCAAACCGTTGACCCCTGCGGACTTCGTTCCGAAGTGGGACCGGAAGCCTAAGCAGACCGTAGAGGAAATGGTCCAACTCGCCTACGCGCTGAACGCGGCTTTTGGCGGATCGGTGGTCAACGCGGGGGGCGACGATGGCGCTGCTGAGTAACTTGATTGTGCGCATCGGGGCGAATGCGGATGGTGTTCGCCGCGGTGTGAACAGGGCGAACCGTGAGCTTCGCCGGATGCGGGACCAGGCGGACCGGATCGGCCGGCAGATGGGCCGGTCCGGTAGCGACGGTGGGCGCGAGTTCGGCGAGAACTTTTGGCGCGACGCTAACGGCCGGCTGCACGATGCGCGCGGACGGTTCGTCCGTGCGGGTGGGGGACTAGGCGACGACGCCGGCCGCGGGTTCATGGGCGGGTTCGGCAGGATCTTGCGGAAGATGTTCGGGAAGCTCCCGGACGTGATGCGGGCAGCCGCGCCTATCGCCGCGGTCGGGTCCGCGTTGATCACCGCGATTCCGTTGCTGCTGTCTGCGGGCCCCGCGGTCGCGAGCTTCGTTAGCGCGGTGTTGGCCGCGTCGCCCGCGCTGCTGGGCATGGCTGCCGCGGGGTTCATCGTCAAGAAGTCCTTCGCTGCGATCTTCGCGGAGGGGTCCGCGGCGCGTAAGGCGCTCGCGGGTCTGGGCGAGATGTTCAACAAGGCCGCGGAGGCTGGCAGTCGTGCGGCTGCGCGGGGGGTGGCTCCGCTGGTGGCGCAACTCCGCAAGGTCGCACAGCCGATCGTGACGCGGTACATGGAGGGGTTGGGCCGCGCGGCGAACCGCGTGCAAACGGATTTCCTCCGGTGGGCGAAGACGGCGGATGGCCTGCGCACGCTCCGCGGGATTCTCGGACCGATCTCGTCGTCGCTGGAGGGTCTCGCGCCGCACGTGTCGAAGCTCGCGATCAGCTTCGTGCGGATGCTCGGGCGGATCATGGGCGTGTCGACCGCGCTGGGGTCGCGGGGTCTCGCGGGTGCGCTGGATTGGCTGTCCTCGAAGATGGACGCGGTCAACGCCGGCACGGTCGAAGGTGGCCTAGCGCAGCTTTGGGTGACCGCCGTAAAGGTGTCCAACGCAATCCAAGTCGTGTCCGGTTGGATTGGCAAGCTCGTCCAGGCGTACAAGATGTACACCACGCAATTCGGACTTGTGGCTGACGCGCTGTCCGTGGTGGCGATGGTGTTCGGCGGTCCGATCGTGACCGCGATTGCTGCGGCCGGCCTGATCATTCGCCATTTCGATCAGGTGAAGGCCGGTTGGGAAAAGCTTAAGGCCGCGTTTCAGGGCGACGGTTCCGGCGGTCCGATCGGCCGCGCGCTGCAAGATCTGAAGGCCGCGGGCGCGATCGTGCTTCCGGCGCTGATGACGATGTTCCAGCAGGTCAAGAACGTTGTTTGGCCTGTCCTCCAGGACATCGGCTCCATGATCAAGAACGATCTTATTCCGACGTTCGCGGAATTGCTGCGGGCTGCCGCGCCATTCGTTGCGTGGCTGATCGGTGTTTTGGGTCCCGTGGTCGCCCGCACTTTTCAGAGCATAGCGGAAATCGTGAAGGGCGCGCTGAACATCATCATCGGCGTGATGAAAGTCGCGATCGCGATTTTCTCCGGCGACTGGTCGAAGGCGTGGGAGGGTATTAAGCAGATCTGCCGCGGAGCCGGACAAATCGTCCTCGCCGTGTTCAAGTGGCTAGGTTCTGCGCTGGTCGCTATCTGGCGTCTCCACCTCGGCTACCTGTCCAAGATCTGGGGACAGATCAAGTCGACTGCGACACAGGGCGCGCGAGGCGCGGTGGACGGTACGGCAAACGCGTTCCGCGCCGGCGTAGGCAAGGTGCGCGGCGCAGTGTCCGCGATCAAGAACGCGGTTGTCGGGTTCTTCCGCGGCGCGGCTTCGTGGCTGGTCGGAGCCGGACGCGACGTCGTCCGCGGTCTGGTCAACGGTATTACCGGCATGGCGGGTTGGGCCGCGGATGCTGCCCGTCGTCTCGCGTCGAACGCGATCAACGCAGCGAAGGGCGCGCTGGGTATCCACTCGCCTTCGCGGGTGTTCGCGCAGATCGGTAAGTTCGTCGGGCATGGCTTCGTCCAGGGCTTGACGGGCACGGAGTCTAAGATCCAGTCGACGGTCACGCGGATGGCGAAGCTGATCGCGTCGGCTTTCAAGGGCCGCGCGACGCGGACCGACGACCGGCTGATCAAGCGTCTCCAGGCCGCGAACGTGAAGCTTCGCGGGTTGGCGCGTGAGCGCGCGAGCATCGCCGCGAAGATGAAGGCTGCGGCGCAGATGGCTGCGGAGGTGTCGCAGCAGGCGCGGGAGTTCGCGTCGGTGTCCGCGGTGAGTAGCGCCGCGGACGGTAAGCCGATGGACGCCGGCCGCCTCGCGGGAATGTTGAACACGCGGCTTGCGGTTCTCCGCAGGTTCCAGGCGAGTATCAAGACGCTCGCGAAGCGTGGGCTGTCTAAGGATCTGCTCGGGCAGGTTATCGGCATGGGCCCGGAGCAGGGCGCGGCGCTCGCGGATGCGTTGTCGCGTTCGTCTGCGGGGTCTCTCAAGGGACTCAACAAGGTCAATTCGGAGATCCTCCGGACGTCCAAGAGCCTCGGGCTAACCAGCGCGGACGCCATGTACGACTCCGGCAAGCGTGCTGGTCAGGGGTTCCTTACGGGACTCAAGGCGCAACAGGGCGCGATCCTGAAGATGATGACCGCGATTGCGCGTCAGGCCGCGTCCGCGGTCCGCAAGGCGTTGGGTATCCATTCGCCTTCGCGGGTCATGGCGGAACTCGGAACCATGACCATGGCGGGGTTCGCGGAGGGTGTGAAGACGTTCACGCCGGCCGTCCAGGGCGCGGTTCGTGCGGCGACGGACGTGGGCGATATCGCGGTTCCGCGGGGTGTGACCTCTGCGGGTGCCGGCGGTGGAGCTGCGGCGACGATCGTCCTCAAGTCGGGCGGGTCACAGCTTGACGATGCGCTGGTGGAGATCCTCCGCAAGGCGATCAACGATCGCGGCGGCGACGTCCAGACGGTTCTAGGTAGGTGAGTGAGCGGGTCCGCTGTGTCCGGTACACGGCGGGCCCTTACCTTTAGGGGGTTCCCGTATGGGAGTGTTCGCGACGCGCACCCGCGTTGAGCTGAATCTCGGCGGGACGTGGACGGACGTGACGTCCCGCGTGTACGAACGGGACCCGATCACGATCACGCGGGGAACCTCCGCTAACGGCTCGTCGCCGGACCCGTCGCGGTTGACGCTGACGATGGACAACCGTGACGGCGTGTTGTCTCCGCGCAATCCGGTCTCGCCGTACTTCGGCAAGCTGGGTCGCAACACTCCCATTCGGTTGTCGCTCCCGTACGGCTCGACGTCGATGCTGACGCTGCCTACGCAGGACGGCTATGCGGAGTGCCCGGATTCTGCCGCGCTGGACATCACGGGCGACCTGGACGTCCGCGTCGAGGTGGAGGCGGATTCGTGGGACCGCGGCGACATCGTGGGGAAGTACATCTTCACGGGCGCGGAACAGCGGTCATGGCTGTTGTGGACCGACGACGGTGTCCCCACGTTTTCGTGGACTACGGCCGGCACGTTCGCGTCGCGCGTCAACGCGACCGCGTCCACGCGGTTGCCGTTCCGTCGTGGCCGCGGAGCTGTCCGGGCGACGCTGGACGTGGACAACGGCGCGTCCGGCTGGTCGGTGCGGTTCTACACGGCGTCGACTCTCGCGGGTCCGTGGACTCAACTCGGGACCACGGTCACGGGAGCCGGCGTCACGTCGATCTTCGCGAGCACTTCGCCTCTCCAGCTAGGGGACGCGTTCCCTGGAGACATGGCGGTGTCCGGCCGGTATGCCGGCCTGGAGGTCCGCAACGGGATCGACGGTCCCGTGGTCGCAAACCCGAACTTCGCTGCGGCGACGCCGGGCGCGAAGACGTTGACGGACTCCGCGGGGAACGTGTGGACGCTGCGCGCACAGGCGGAGATCACTGACCGCGCGTACCGCTTCCACGGTGAGGTGGCGGAGTGGCCGCAGTCGTGGGACACCGCGGGGAAGGACCGGTACGTCAGCGTGTCCGCGTTCGGTATCCGCCGCCGGCTGTCGAGCAACTCACCTCCGATCCGTTCCTCGATGTTCCGCCGGCATACGGCGCTCACGGAACAGCACGTGATCGGGTATTGGCCGCTGGAGGACGGGAAGGGTTCGGAGGCGTTCGCGGCTGCGTCGCCGGGGACGCTGCCCGCGCTGTACTACGGGTCCCCGGATCTTGCTGCGTCGAATGAGTGGACCGCGTCTGACGCGCTGCCCGTCCTGGAGAGCGGCATGGTGTACGCGCGGGTCCGTGCGTACGCCGCGACGGGTGAGTCCGTTGTCCGCTGTTTCATGTGGGTTCAGGAAGCGCCGGCTGCGGAGACGTCGCTGTGTTGGATCGACACGACGGGCACGCACAGCTTCGAAGTCAAGATGGACGCCTTCGGGGCGTTCCGGATCATCGTCCGGAACCGTACCGGGGACGTCGTGACGACCACGGGCGCGATCTCATTCGACATGGTGACCCGCGGACTGACGATGTTCCAGGTGGAGCTATCGCAGCAGGGGACCGGCGTTAAGTGGCGGGTCCGGGTGCTGGACTTCGCGGAGACTGACCGCGTCGGGCAGGGCGTCAGCGGTCCGTTCTGGGAGGACACGGTCCCGTCCGCGACGCTGGGGACGATCTACCGCGTGTACCTCGCCCGTGACAAGGCGGTGGGTAAGACGGTGGTGGGGCACCTCGCGGTCGCTGATTCGCTCGCGGGGTTCACGGGGGTTCTGAATGCCACGTACGCGTGGAACGGGGAGGTGCCGTCCGATCGGATCGTGAGGCTGTGCAGCGAAGAGGGCATTCCGTGTCTCCAGCTCACGCGCGGCCGGTACTACGAACCTAACCCGGTACGGATGGGGGACCAGCTTCCCGGAGCGTTCACGGATCTACTGGACGAAGCCGCGGACGCTGATCAAGGGATGCTGTTCGAGACGCGGGATTTGCCCGCGTTCGCGTACCGGTTCCGCCCAACGCTGGTCAACCAAACTCCCGCGGTGACGTTGGACTACTCGGCGGGGGAGATTGCCGCGGACCTCGCGCCGGTTGACGATGACTCGGCGCTGGTGAACGACGTCACGGTCACCCGCGTTGCGGGTAGCGCGCTCCGCTTGACGCAGACGACGGGCCCTCTGTCGACGGCTACGCCTCCGGCGGGTGTGGGCGTGTACGCGGTGGACGCGCAGTTGTCGCTAGAGAACGACGGGATGCTCCGCGACGCGGCCGGCTGGAGGCTGACGCTCGGGCAGGTGGACGAAGCGCGGTATCCGCGGCTGACGGTTGCGCTGCATTCGCCGCGGCTGTCCCTGGAGAAGCGCAAGGCGCTGCTGACGCTGGACATGGGTGACCGCCTGGACATCACGAACATCGGCGGTGGGATGCCCGCGGAGGACGCGACACAGCTTGTGCTCGGGTACACGGAGACGATCCGGTTGAAAGAGCATTCGCTTGTGTTCAACCTGACTCCGGAGTCGCCTTACCGCGCCGCGGTGGTGGACGACGGGTCCGCGGGTCGGGTGGACGCGTCGGGGTCTGTGCTCGCTGCTCCGGCTCCGACCGCTCCGCCGTACGCGGGTGTCGCGAAAACGTACGTGAACGGCACGACGGTTCCGGTCCCGCTGCCTCCAGGCGATCACGTCACTGTGTGCCTGGTATGGAACACGACGGCAACGATCACGATGGTTCCGGCCGGCTGGACGCTGCGGGGTTCGCTGACCGCGTCCAGCTCTAAGGCTGCGGTGTACACCGCGGCTGCCGGCGTGGCGGATTCGACGTTCGTGTTCAGTGCGTCCAGCAAGTGCAGCGTGATCGCGGTTGGCCACAACAGTGCGACGTACGTGAGCATGACGTCCCTGTTGGACGCCGGCACGGACGCTGTGCACGAGGCTCCGGCGTACACGGTGTCAACTGCTCCGGTTGCGCTGCTCCGGTTCTACTGGGAGAAGTCGTCAACCGCGTCGTCCTGGACGAAGAACGATCCGGCGGCGACTGTGCGCGCAACACAGTTCGGGGTTGGCAGTGGCGCTGTCTCGCTGTTGGCAACTGGTCAGTCAGTGTCAACCGCGGGGACGGTGCCTGTGGCAACCGCGACGTCCGATCTGTCAACCGGTCAGGCCGGCGGGTTTACGGTTGCGCTCGCGTCAACGGCGGGGGTCCCGACCGATTACACCTCAGTGTCAACCGCGCTGGCTGTGACGCCGGGCGATGGCAACCGCGGGTGGACTGTCAACCCGGCTGACCTCCCGTTCGATGTCATGTGCGCTGGTGAGCGGATGACAGTGACCGCGGTCAGCGGGTCACCCGGAGGCCCGCAGGTGTTGACAGCTGTGCGCAGTGTCAACGGCATCGTAAAGCCGCTCCCCGTGGGGGCGGAGGTCCGGGTGTTCACTCCGGCCATCGCTACGTATTGACGGTTTGCGGAGGGTGTACACCGCGAGGTTTGCGGGTGTGCACCCTCCGCCGTAGGGGGTTACACATGGCGTCCACTTCGGATGACCAGCTTTACACCGCGCTGATGGAAGTAACCCGCGAGTTGTCACGTGTGGCAACTCTGCTGGAGACGCTTGTTAACAACGACGCGGACAAGGAGAACCGGCTCCGCGTGGTGGAGCAGTGGGTGGCGCGCGTTCCGGTGGATCAGGAGAAGCGACTCCGGGCGCTTGAAACCTGGGTGAACAGGTTGCCCGCCACGCTGTTCGCGGCGATCGCAGGCGCGGCCGGCACCGTATACACGGTCGCCGCGAAGATGACAGGGAAGGGGTGAACGTGGCTCCCGCTAAGGGCACTGCCGCGGCGATGATCGCTGAGGCGATCTCGCATGACGGCACTCTGGAGACGCCAACCAATCACACGGAGTTCGGCCGCGAGTTCGGTTGGGACGGCGTCGCGTGGTGTCACATCTTCCTGTCGGTGTGCGCACGCCGCTCCGGCTGCGGGGAGATGATCCCGTGGACCGCCGGCTGTTGGACCGGCGTCGACTGGTTCCGTGACCGCGGGCAGTTCTTCCGCCGCGGCGCGAAGACTCCGCGTGCCGGCGACATTGTGTACTACGGCGCGTCCGGTGGGGATCACGTCGGTCTGGTGACCGCGGTCCACGACGGCCGGATCTACACGTGCGAG
The sequence above is a segment of the Actinomadura coerulea genome. Coding sequences within it:
- a CDS encoding P22 phage major capsid protein family protein — protein: MAITNFIPTLWDAGLMTSFREQTIAAGLVNRQYEGTLTRGAKVTINTAGDIVIKDYKTGAVDNGSGGTVGRTTKPDAISTTSVDLVIDQEKSFDFQIDDIDRAQAAGSLEVYTQGAGTSLAEDADKFILAMMATNTATAHKLTGTAATDLSGNDAFNAIRTMRKTLNKAKVPQGGRVLFVNAEFEHTLLGADSKLTSVDVSGSPEGLRNAALGGLLGFTIYSTENLPELTKPFAMAAYLPSVCFVSQVTETEAMRAQDTFADRLRGLHVYGGKVLRAGIGLTSYTYTKTA
- a CDS encoding head-tail adaptor protein; amino-acid sequence: MLRDRREVFRPTRVSDGMGGGSTTFVKVGTVRCKVDLPGAEERESADQWGAEHTHSVFLLPSADVRRGDELRGGDLVLRVLTVVCPSSPRYRKARCSAVQPKG
- a CDS encoding HK97 gp10 family phage protein; the protein is MARVTMRIDNRELRRISRRLDEVPERIKQGAHAAVEESGEAVRSATERTVGVHSGRLKRRVRMKLLGRMGLTADVGWFDSDTYYARFPELGTSSITANPVLTRAAEAERPVFPRRVQRHIEDAL
- a CDS encoding DUF3168 domain-containing protein, encoding MTEAPYAALTPVQAAVYAALTSDLLLTDMITGVFDDVPEDVVRPYVAFGESTETPDNAHGQFGRETVLTLDIWSEYGGFAEANAIAFRLNELLDQQPLVITGCRHVYTAFEFAATFRDPDKPDLRHAFTRFRIVTSKE
- a CDS encoding phage tail tube protein, encoding MSGLNAFGTQLKRGDGAGTEVFAAIANVTSISGPELSRETIDVTAHDSVDAWMEFVGGLKDGGEISLDVNYDPAEHDVLVGDFDDDDPRNYQLAFPVTPAVVWSVKALLTGFSSEAPYDDKLAASITLKVSGKPTIGTGA
- a CDS encoding phage tail assembly protein T; amino-acid sequence: MPVSELLERVSSRELSEWMAYERVAGPLGFDRADVQSAIVAATVANANRGKGKPLTPADFVPKWDRKPKQTVEEMVQLAYALNAAFGGSVVNAGGDDGAAE
- a CDS encoding phage tail protein, yielding MALLSNLIVRIGANADGVRRGVNRANRELRRMRDQADRIGRQMGRSGSDGGREFGENFWRDANGRLHDARGRFVRAGGGLGDDAGRGFMGGFGRILRKMFGKLPDVMRAAAPIAAVGSALITAIPLLLSAGPAVASFVSAVLAASPALLGMAAAGFIVKKSFAAIFAEGSAARKALAGLGEMFNKAAEAGSRAAARGVAPLVAQLRKVAQPIVTRYMEGLGRAANRVQTDFLRWAKTADGLRTLRGILGPISSSLEGLAPHVSKLAISFVRMLGRIMGVSTALGSRGLAGALDWLSSKMDAVNAGTVEGGLAQLWVTAVKVSNAIQVVSGWIGKLVQAYKMYTTQFGLVADALSVVAMVFGGPIVTAIAAAGLIIRHFDQVKAGWEKLKAAFQGDGSGGPIGRALQDLKAAGAIVLPALMTMFQQVKNVVWPVLQDIGSMIKNDLIPTFAELLRAAAPFVAWLIGVLGPVVARTFQSIAEIVKGALNIIIGVMKVAIAIFSGDWSKAWEGIKQICRGAGQIVLAVFKWLGSALVAIWRLHLGYLSKIWGQIKSTATQGARGAVDGTANAFRAGVGKVRGAVSAIKNAVVGFFRGAASWLVGAGRDVVRGLVNGITGMAGWAADAARRLASNAINAAKGALGIHSPSRVFAQIGKFVGHGFVQGLTGTESKIQSTVTRMAKLIASAFKGRATRTDDRLIKRLQAANVKLRGLARERASIAAKMKAAAQMAAEVSQQAREFASVSAVSSAADGKPMDAGRLAGMLNTRLAVLRRFQASIKTLAKRGLSKDLLGQVIGMGPEQGAALADALSRSSAGSLKGLNKVNSEILRTSKSLGLTSADAMYDSGKRAGQGFLTGLKAQQGAILKMMTAIARQAASAVRKALGIHSPSRVMAELGTMTMAGFAEGVKTFTPAVQGAVRAATDVGDIAVPRGVTSAGAGGGAAATIVLKSGGSQLDDALVEILRKAINDRGGDVQTVLGR